Proteins from a genomic interval of Thermodesulfobacteriota bacterium:
- a CDS encoding 4Fe-4S binding protein — translation MAYTVTVDKDKCSGDSLCVDNCPGQVLELVDGKAEPVNMDDCLGCQSCMEVCTTGAITVTED, via the coding sequence ATGGCTTATACGGTAACTGTGGACAAGGACAAATGTAGCGGAGATAGCCTTTGTGTGGACAACTGCCCGGGGCAGGTGCTGGAGCTGGTAGATGGAAAGGCAGAGCCTGTCAACATGGATGACTGCCTGGGTTGTCAGTCCTGTATGGAAGTTTGCACGACCGGTGCGATCACAGTAACAGAAGATTAA
- a CDS encoding PBS lyase — MSIITEAQPPRCPFCGSLVDRPRELNTKRLTEFNMGRCQCGAVYACDVTGHNVGAAMVEALLFACGGDWDLAWQLEPDKDYIENRIENYNEKEHKVVAKIAHARAVLLFIRLGKEIREVSEEKVRAELAKAPVINDESSVEHPGPSKSFSKKLIQRLVEENREEELLSMAKEDKRVLAALQRLLYSPDELLRWRAVEILGKAAGYVADKNPQAAADLLRRLLSSAADSAATSWGFLEASGEIISVRPDLFTGFIPPLFSFLKDQTSCAAALWAIGRIGKRHPELLKGTPFFGVFDFLDDPEPAVRGHAAWALGHMKAKEAVGSLKRLKDDRACLRIYDDGRVEEKTVGELASQAIERVTCSS; from the coding sequence ATGAGCATTATAACAGAGGCACAGCCGCCAAGGTGTCCTTTCTGTGGCTCTTTGGTTGACCGGCCACGTGAATTGAATACCAAAAGGCTTACTGAATTCAACATGGGCAGATGTCAGTGCGGGGCAGTCTATGCCTGTGATGTCACCGGACACAACGTGGGGGCCGCCATGGTGGAGGCCCTGCTATTTGCCTGCGGCGGGGACTGGGACTTGGCCTGGCAACTTGAACCGGACAAAGATTATATCGAAAATCGTATAGAAAACTACAATGAGAAAGAGCATAAAGTCGTAGCCAAGATAGCCCATGCCCGCGCTGTTCTCCTTTTCATAAGATTGGGGAAGGAGATTAGAGAGGTATCTGAGGAAAAGGTACGGGCTGAGCTGGCCAAGGCCCCGGTGATAAACGACGAATCATCCGTCGAACACCCCGGGCCATCAAAATCGTTTTCTAAAAAACTTATCCAGAGGTTAGTTGAAGAGAACCGGGAAGAAGAGTTGCTCTCCATGGCCAAGGAAGATAAACGGGTGCTGGCCGCGTTGCAACGGCTTTTGTACTCCCCGGATGAGCTTTTACGTTGGCGGGCCGTAGAAATATTGGGAAAAGCCGCCGGGTACGTGGCAGACAAAAATCCGCAAGCCGCCGCCGATCTGCTCAGGCGACTGCTTTCGTCTGCTGCCGACTCGGCCGCCACAAGCTGGGGCTTCCTCGAGGCCAGTGGAGAAATAATAAGTGTCCGGCCCGATCTCTTCACCGGTTTTATCCCCCCGCTATTTTCCTTCTTAAAGGATCAAACCTCCTGTGCGGCTGCCCTCTGGGCCATCGGCAGAATAGGTAAACGCCATCCGGAGCTATTAAAAGGCACGCCATTTTTCGGTGTTTTTGATTTCCTGGATGACCCGGAACCTGCGGTGCGAGGCCATGCCGCCTGGGCCCTGGGGCACATGAAGGCCAAAGAGGCTGTAGGCAGCCTGAAAAGGCTTAAAGATGATCGGGCTTGTCTCAGGATATACGATGACGGCAGGGTGGAGGAAAAAACCGTAGGAGAACTGGCTTCTCAGGCCATAGAAAGGGTTACCTGCTCATCTTAA
- the dnaA gene encoding chromosomal replication initiator protein DnaA — protein MQEIWQELKNSLKNKIPDSSFHIWIDPISCSSQDENTFVLTCPNRFSLSWVRDNYLPLIRDELGTLCSKKLNVQLIAASAGSNENNSNNKPKADEQLLLPGLQTEVPYCRRLCPRFTFDQFVTGNSNSFAFTIAQAIAQGTSTYNNFLYLLSNTGLGKSHLAHAIAHYMLGQDKTKKLIYVTAEEFTNDMVRALKTNTIEQFKEKYRTNCHVLLLDEVHFFEGKQRTQAELGPVLDRLAESGRTIIMTSSQSPKDIPRLNNALRSRLNSGLIASILPPDYNTRINILQKKAQNQGISLPDEVINYLADTITDDIRQLESSVISLAAQSSLLCQPITLDMAREATKYLIKKREEVSLDLIQKIICQYYKVTLDVLKSKSRKQAIAHPRHIAVYLSRVLTKHSLEAIGKEFNRNHATILHAVNFVQREMEKKSPLGYQVEYLTEQIKIGTHQA, from the coding sequence ATGCAAGAAATCTGGCAAGAATTAAAAAATTCTCTTAAAAATAAGATTCCAGACAGCAGTTTTCATATCTGGATCGATCCGATAAGCTGCAGCAGCCAGGATGAAAATACCTTTGTCCTGACCTGCCCCAACCGATTTTCTCTAAGCTGGGTACGGGATAATTATCTGCCATTAATCAGGGACGAACTGGGAACCCTTTGTAGTAAAAAATTAAATGTCCAATTGATAGCAGCATCGGCAGGATCTAATGAAAACAATAGCAACAACAAGCCTAAGGCCGATGAACAATTGCTTTTGCCCGGCCTGCAAACTGAAGTGCCTTACTGCAGGCGATTATGTCCCCGTTTTACTTTCGATCAATTTGTGACCGGCAACTCAAACAGCTTTGCCTTCACCATAGCCCAGGCCATAGCGCAAGGGACCAGCACCTATAACAACTTTCTATACCTGCTCTCAAATACAGGACTGGGGAAAAGTCATCTGGCACACGCCATAGCCCATTACATGCTTGGTCAGGACAAAACAAAAAAACTAATTTATGTAACTGCTGAAGAATTTACCAATGACATGGTCCGGGCACTTAAAACAAATACCATCGAACAATTCAAAGAAAAATACCGCACAAATTGCCATGTCCTCCTGCTTGACGAAGTACACTTCTTTGAGGGTAAACAACGTACCCAGGCAGAACTTGGCCCTGTCCTGGACAGGCTCGCCGAATCCGGCAGGACTATTATCATGACGAGTTCCCAATCTCCGAAAGATATCCCGCGGCTGAACAACGCCCTCCGGTCCAGGCTTAATAGCGGGTTGATTGCCAGTATCCTCCCGCCCGACTATAATACCCGGATAAACATCCTTCAGAAGAAGGCCCAGAACCAGGGAATATCTCTGCCGGATGAGGTTATAAATTACCTGGCCGATACTATCACCGATGACATCCGGCAATTGGAAAGCAGTGTAATCAGCCTGGCCGCGCAGTCCTCTCTCCTCTGTCAACCGATCACCCTGGATATGGCCAGAGAAGCAACCAAATACCTGATAAAGAAAAGGGAGGAAGTCTCTCTGGATCTGATCCAAAAGATCATTTGTCAGTACTATAAGGTTACCCTGGACGTATTAAAGTCCAAGAGTCGCAAGCAGGCTATTGCCCATCCGCGGCATATAGCCGTCTACTTGTCCCGCGTTCTTACCAAGCACTCCCTGGAGGCCATAGGGAAGGAATTTAACAGAAACCACGCCACTATCCTGCACGCAGTTAATTTCGTCCAGCGCGAAATGGAGAAAAAATCACCTCTAGGCTACCAGGTTGAATATCTGACCGAGCAGATCAAAATCGGCACCCATCAGGCCTGA
- a CDS encoding cobyrinate a,c-diamide synthase codes for MIQRYYPRVAIAALRGGSGKTILSLGIIVALRNKGFKIVPFKKGPDYIDAGWLTLAAEHPCYNLDPFLMGKEQVISSFQLRIDEGECAIIEGNRGLYDGTDEAGTYSTAELAKMLQTPVILVVDCSKVTRTVAAMILGCQKFDPAVDIRGIILNQIARSRHEAMVRSTVEHYCGLPVIGALPRLKEGRLPERHMGLTPHFEHQSSIDAAMAIGSMVEKYVDLDKLWEIAVQSPPLLVDEPVKERLSVKSYKQPCIGVIRDSAFQFYYPENLQELVKYGARLIDVSPLRDTQLPELDALYIGGGFPETHAELLAANKNFAGSLRARVEEGLPVYAECGGLIYLGRSISIDNTVYPMAGVLPVDFCLGKRPQGHGYTEMLVDKPNPYFACGSVLRGHEFHYSRVVAWEKNTGAYMAFSVNRGYGVDGERDGFCYKNVLATYTHLHALGIREWAGALVRRALDYKRILTQSPLKLLASAVKV; via the coding sequence ATGATCCAACGTTATTATCCCAGAGTGGCGATAGCAGCCCTTAGAGGAGGATCCGGGAAGACGATTCTTTCTCTGGGGATTATTGTGGCCCTGCGCAATAAAGGTTTTAAAATAGTTCCCTTCAAAAAAGGTCCGGATTATATCGATGCGGGTTGGCTGACTTTAGCTGCTGAACACCCTTGCTATAATCTTGACCCATTCCTCATGGGTAAAGAGCAGGTTATATCTTCCTTCCAGTTACGGATAGATGAAGGTGAATGTGCAATTATAGAGGGGAACCGGGGGCTATACGACGGGACAGATGAAGCTGGAACTTATAGTACGGCTGAACTTGCCAAGATGCTCCAAACCCCGGTTATATTAGTGGTTGATTGCAGTAAGGTCACGCGTACGGTGGCAGCCATGATCCTAGGCTGCCAGAAGTTTGATCCGGCGGTGGATATCAGGGGCATTATACTCAATCAGATAGCCAGAAGCCGCCATGAGGCTATGGTGCGCAGTACTGTAGAGCATTATTGCGGGCTGCCGGTCATTGGCGCGCTGCCTCGGTTGAAGGAAGGCCGGCTTCCAGAACGGCACATGGGGCTGACGCCCCATTTTGAACACCAGAGTTCTATAGATGCCGCTATGGCCATAGGCAGTATGGTAGAAAAGTATGTGGACCTGGATAAACTGTGGGAGATAGCTGTACAGTCCCCGCCATTGCTGGTTGATGAGCCTGTTAAGGAGAGATTATCTGTAAAGTCATATAAGCAGCCGTGTATAGGGGTTATTAGAGACTCTGCCTTCCAGTTTTATTATCCCGAGAACCTCCAGGAATTGGTGAAATATGGGGCTAGATTAATAGATGTCAGTCCCTTGCGGGATACTCAGCTTCCGGAGTTAGACGCTCTCTATATAGGCGGGGGATTTCCGGAAACCCATGCCGAGCTTCTGGCAGCAAACAAGAATTTTGCCGGTTCTTTACGGGCGAGGGTAGAAGAAGGCCTCCCGGTTTACGCAGAGTGCGGCGGGTTGATATATTTAGGAAGAAGTATAAGTATAGACAACACAGTATATCCGATGGCGGGTGTGCTTCCGGTGGATTTTTGCCTTGGGAAGAGGCCGCAGGGGCATGGATATACGGAGATGCTGGTAGACAAGCCCAATCCTTATTTTGCCTGTGGTTCTGTCCTGCGGGGGCATGAATTTCATTATTCGCGTGTCGTGGCCTGGGAAAAGAATACCGGTGCGTATATGGCCTTTTCTGTTAACCGCGGATATGGTGTTGATGGGGAACGGGACGGATTTTGCTACAAAAATGTCCTGGCCACATATACACACCTCCACGCCTTGGGCATACGAGAATGGGCCGGCGCACTGGTAAGGAGGGCCTTGGATTACAAACGGATCCTAACCCAGTCGCCTTTAAAACTGCTTGCTTCGGCTGTAAAAGTGTGA
- a CDS encoding IMP cyclohydrolase gives MEDLKKMYKTIMADRFPEAMTITFGDQKLSYRKRAWKIPDESGVFVEKGLRYGENPGQEAALYELVGGNLVCGECHYIEPGRGLVSAITEADMIQAGKHPGKTNLTDADNSLNILKFLTRKPAVVIVKHNNPCGVAYGNTLAEAYRRADRADRIAAFGGCAAFNRAMDKETAEEVSGHYLEVVAAPEYEEGAVDILKQRKNLRIIRISRMDRLEDYLTARFVDFKSLMDGGIIVQQSPVNAIRTREDLKPAHTVYKGQEYRIKRLPAEREYEDILFGWSVEQGVTSNSVLYVKDGVTVGIGTGEQDRVGVAEIAVFKAYTKHADALCFDRYGIPYKTLEMEIAAGKRDKAAKEEIDREAKENHGGLRGAVMVSDAFFPFRDGVDVGIKEGVSAIVHPGGSDRDFESILACNEADPPVAMVYTGQRAFKH, from the coding sequence ATGGAAGACTTAAAGAAGATGTACAAGACGATTATGGCCGACCGCTTTCCAGAGGCCATGACCATTACCTTTGGAGATCAGAAATTAAGTTATCGGAAGAGGGCATGGAAGATACCGGATGAATCTGGGGTTTTTGTGGAGAAGGGGCTGCGCTATGGCGAAAATCCAGGCCAGGAGGCCGCCCTTTATGAGCTGGTAGGCGGAAATCTGGTTTGCGGGGAGTGTCATTACATTGAACCAGGACGAGGTCTGGTAAGCGCTATAACCGAGGCGGATATGATCCAGGCCGGTAAACACCCTGGCAAAACCAATCTTACTGATGCCGATAATTCATTGAATATTTTGAAATTTTTGACCCGCAAGCCGGCCGTGGTTATCGTAAAACACAATAATCCTTGCGGGGTGGCCTATGGCAATACCTTGGCTGAGGCCTACCGGCGGGCGGATCGTGCGGACCGCATAGCGGCCTTCGGCGGGTGCGCGGCCTTTAACCGGGCCATGGACAAGGAGACAGCGGAGGAGGTATCCGGGCATTACCTGGAGGTGGTGGCGGCTCCGGAGTATGAGGAGGGTGCCGTAGATATCCTGAAACAGCGTAAAAACCTGCGGATCATACGTATCAGCCGGATGGATCGCCTGGAGGATTATTTAACCGCCCGCTTCGTGGATTTTAAGAGCCTTATGGACGGGGGCATTATTGTCCAACAGTCTCCGGTCAATGCCATCCGCACCAGGGAAGATCTGAAACCGGCCCATACCGTGTATAAGGGGCAGGAATATCGGATTAAAAGGCTGCCTGCAGAGAGGGAGTACGAAGACATTCTCTTCGGCTGGAGTGTTGAACAGGGAGTTACCTCGAACTCTGTTCTCTACGTCAAGGACGGCGTGACTGTGGGCATTGGTACCGGCGAGCAGGACCGGGTCGGTGTGGCTGAGATCGCTGTGTTTAAGGCATATACCAAGCATGCAGATGCGCTATGTTTCGACCGCTATGGTATTCCCTATAAGACACTGGAAATGGAGATAGCAGCCGGCAAGAGGGATAAGGCGGCCAAAGAGGAAATCGACCGGGAGGCTAAGGAAAATCACGGCGGCTTAAGGGGTGCGGTCATGGTCTCAGATGCCTTTTTCCCTTTCCGCGATGGGGTTGATGTAGGTATCAAGGAAGGTGTCTCCGCCATTGTTCATCCGGGCGGATCAGACAGGGATTTTGAATCAATTTTGGCCTGTAATGAGGCCGATCCACCGGTGGCTATGGTCTATACCGGACAGCGGGCATTCAAACACTAG
- a CDS encoding HDIG domain-containing protein yields MNNLNRFGIIGLKRRDKKLVSIPTSEQCLALMDEYKVMDHVRQHCRKVAEVALFIADKLMLPGVKLNIPLIEAAALLHDITKIEALGQGENHAETGADLLEKLGFPTVAHIVRQHVHLSGPIIGTPINESEVVNYADKRVLHTTVVSLRDRFDYIREKYGHGDPVRITRINRIEEETRELEKKLFAQLPIKPEDIPHSNQF; encoded by the coding sequence TTGAATAATTTAAACAGGTTTGGCATCATAGGGCTAAAAAGGCGGGATAAAAAATTGGTTTCTATTCCTACCTCTGAACAATGTCTGGCTTTAATGGACGAATATAAGGTAATGGACCACGTGCGGCAGCATTGCCGTAAGGTGGCAGAGGTTGCCCTTTTTATTGCCGATAAACTGATGTTGCCCGGCGTCAAGTTAAACATTCCTTTGATAGAAGCCGCTGCCCTGCTTCATGACATCACGAAGATTGAGGCGCTGGGGCAGGGGGAAAATCATGCCGAGACCGGGGCAGACCTCCTTGAAAAACTGGGATTTCCGACTGTAGCTCACATAGTAAGACAACACGTACACTTATCAGGGCCGATTATTGGGACGCCGATTAATGAATCAGAAGTCGTCAACTATGCCGATAAGCGGGTTTTGCATACCACTGTGGTCAGTTTGAGGGATAGATTTGATTATATCCGGGAAAAGTATGGGCATGGCGACCCGGTTAGGATAACCAGAATAAACAGGATCGAGGAAGAGACCCGGGAGCTTGAGAAAAAACTTTTTGCTCAGTTGCCCATAAAACCAGAGGATATACCGCATTCTAATCAATTTTGA
- a CDS encoding dissimilatory sulfite reductase D family protein, whose product MEELKAKIMEWANKQTKPKFYFKDMGKAAPELSLREIKKAVTALVQEEKLELWSSGSSSMYGVKGKGLSEEAQMGKHEE is encoded by the coding sequence ATTGAAGAATTAAAAGCGAAGATCATGGAATGGGCCAACAAGCAGACCAAGCCTAAGTTTTACTTTAAGGACATGGGCAAGGCGGCCCCTGAACTGAGTCTCAGAGAGATCAAAAAGGCGGTTACCGCCCTGGTTCAGGAAGAAAAACTGGAACTCTGGTCTAGTGGCAGCAGCAGTATGTATGGGGTCAAGGGAAAGGGTCTTTCTGAAGAAGCGCAGATGGGAAAGCACGAAGAATAA
- a CDS encoding lysophospholipid acyltransferase family protein has protein sequence MRKILNGIRSVFLFIWLPVITPIFSIITIISSVFDKRGNAPHRVARLWARIVLRGCGVKVTIEGLENIRRGQPYIYAANHQSQFDIPAVLGYLPAQFRWLAKKELFQIPLFGLAMRRVGYIPIDRSHPKEAIKSLEEAARKIRGGTSVLIFPEGTRSVDGRLLPFKMGGIVLALKSGCPVVPLAIHGSKDVLPRGSLWVRPGHINILIGQAMETVDYKPGQKGALAARLRETLESLMTRAGKM, from the coding sequence ATGAGAAAGATACTCAACGGCATACGCAGCGTTTTTCTTTTTATATGGCTGCCGGTAATCACCCCGATCTTCAGCATCATAACCATCATAAGTTCTGTCTTTGACAAGAGGGGTAATGCCCCGCATCGCGTAGCCCGGCTCTGGGCGAGGATCGTCCTCCGGGGATGCGGAGTAAAGGTCACCATAGAGGGATTGGAGAACATACGCCGGGGGCAACCATACATTTATGCCGCCAATCACCAGAGTCAGTTTGATATACCGGCTGTTCTGGGTTATTTGCCTGCGCAATTTCGCTGGCTGGCCAAGAAGGAACTCTTCCAGATACCCCTATTCGGTTTGGCTATGCGCCGTGTCGGGTACATACCAATCGACCGCTCTCACCCCAAAGAGGCCATAAAAAGTCTGGAAGAAGCCGCCCGAAAAATACGGGGCGGGACATCTGTTCTTATATTTCCCGAAGGGACACGGAGTGTCGATGGCCGGCTGTTGCCTTTTAAAATGGGCGGTATTGTCCTGGCCTTAAAATCCGGATGTCCGGTTGTCCCTCTGGCTATCCATGGTTCTAAAGATGTTCTCCCGCGTGGCAGCCTGTGGGTGCGGCCTGGACATATCAATATTCTGATCGGTCAGGCCATGGAGACCGTTGATTACAAGCCCGGCCAGAAAGGCGCGCTGGCCGCGCGCCTTCGCGAAACCTTAGAATCCTTAATGACCAGGGCCGGGAAGATGTAA
- a CDS encoding tetratricopeptide repeat protein, translating to MTEQNTNIEDIISSLEKEASENPKSVIVLSRLALACWKGGRIDDAIAHTKKALEIDSTNASLYVNLGGFYFQKGDLDGAIRENEKALKVNPYVTQAYGNLGFAWMQKGEWGKAIEFLKKAVDLNSDFSEGWTNLATAYIEKGLYDEAIEAAKKSLQEKPDFAIAHNNLAVAHYFKKEYKLAAEHCNRAMELGYQVHPDFVKEIQVKSK from the coding sequence ATGACAGAACAAAATACAAATATCGAAGACATCATCAGTTCTCTCGAAAAAGAGGCGTCGGAAAATCCTAAATCGGTCATTGTACTTAGCCGCCTGGCCCTGGCCTGCTGGAAGGGCGGACGCATCGATGATGCCATTGCGCATACCAAAAAGGCTCTGGAGATTGACTCGACAAATGCCTCGCTATATGTCAATCTCGGCGGCTTCTATTTTCAGAAAGGTGATTTGGACGGAGCCATCAGGGAAAATGAAAAAGCCCTCAAGGTTAATCCTTATGTAACACAGGCCTACGGCAATCTCGGCTTTGCCTGGATGCAAAAAGGCGAATGGGGTAAGGCCATAGAATTTTTGAAAAAGGCGGTGGATCTCAACAGCGATTTTTCCGAGGGCTGGACCAACCTGGCTACGGCTTATATCGAAAAGGGACTTTATGATGAGGCCATCGAGGCTGCCAAGAAGAGTCTTCAGGAAAAACCTGACTTCGCCATAGCCCACAACAACCTGGCCGTGGCCCATTACTTTAAAAAGGAATATAAGCTGGCTGCCGAACACTGCAACCGGGCCATGGAGTTGGGCTATCAGGTTCATCCGGATTTTGTTAAAGAAATCCAAGTCAAATCTAAATAG
- a CDS encoding D-alanine--D-alanine ligase encodes MAKDKKIRLALISGGESSEREVSLKGGDQVEGALDRDKYDIIRYDPACDLEVLVKDAGRIDAAFVLLHGKYGEDGTIQGLLDLLHIPYQGSGVLGSALAMDKELSRILYSQAGLNIPRGKVMRPGSYNAEAIAAELGLPVVIKPVDQGSSIGMSIPQTVEEVKKGLVEAFKYSPRVLVEEYIKGIEITGGVIGNDELEALPIVEIIPGEGHVFFDYQAKYQTGATKEICPARISASLTKNAQECAGTAHRVLRLRGYSRTDMIICDDRIYILETNTIPGMTRTSLLPLAAREAGMDFSALLDRLIMLALEAAGKAVR; translated from the coding sequence ATGGCCAAAGATAAAAAGATAAGATTAGCCCTGATTTCGGGGGGAGAGTCATCCGAACGAGAGGTTTCCCTTAAGGGGGGAGACCAGGTAGAAGGCGCACTGGATAGAGACAAGTATGATATTATACGCTATGATCCGGCTTGTGACCTGGAGGTTCTGGTTAAGGATGCGGGCCGGATAGATGCGGCGTTTGTCCTTCTCCATGGTAAATATGGCGAGGATGGGACTATCCAGGGGCTCCTGGATCTCTTGCATATACCATATCAGGGGTCCGGGGTCCTGGGCAGCGCTCTGGCCATGGACAAGGAGTTATCACGGATTCTTTATTCTCAGGCCGGCCTGAATATCCCGCGTGGTAAGGTCATGCGGCCGGGTTCTTATAACGCTGAAGCTATAGCCGCGGAACTCGGACTCCCTGTCGTTATCAAACCTGTAGATCAAGGTTCCAGTATTGGTATGAGTATCCCGCAGACAGTAGAAGAGGTGAAAAAAGGCCTGGTCGAGGCATTTAAATACAGCCCGCGTGTGCTCGTGGAAGAATATATAAAAGGGATTGAAATTACCGGCGGGGTTATAGGTAATGATGAGCTGGAGGCATTGCCTATTGTAGAAATCATACCGGGCGAAGGTCACGTTTTCTTTGATTATCAGGCCAAATACCAGACCGGCGCTACCAAAGAGATCTGTCCCGCCCGCATCAGCGCTTCATTGACCAAAAATGCCCAGGAATGTGCCGGCACAGCCCATCGGGTCTTACGATTGCGGGGTTATAGCCGCACGGATATGATTATCTGCGATGACCGGATTTATATCCTGGAGACAAACACCATCCCGGGCATGACCAGAACCAGCCTATTACCCTTGGCGGCCCGGGAGGCGGGGATGGATTTTTCCGCCTTGTTAGACAGGCTGATTATGTTAGCCCTGGAGGCCGCAGGGAAGGCTGTCCGCTGA
- the dsrB gene encoding dissimilatory-type sulfite reductase subunit beta has translation MAYDPKNPMKDRITDIGPRNYEEFMPPVIKKNFGKWLYHEILEPGILMHKAESGDEVYTVRVAAARLMSIELIRDAMKIADKHCEGCLRWTTRNNIEFMVDNKSKLEPLKADLKANPMFPIGGTGAGVTNIVHTQGWIHCHTPAIDASGIVKSVMDDLFKHFQSMDLPAQVRIALACCLNMCGAVHCSDIAILGFHRKPPFVQHEVISQICEIPLAIAACPTGAIKPATVDGKKSVSVNGERCMFCGNCYTMCPAMPLMDAEADCVVIMVGGKISNRISAPKFSKVVIPALPSNPPRWPEVVAAVRNILETYAKNANKYERIGEWAERIGWERFFEKCNLPFDVKTIDDYTLAYDTLRTTTQFKFS, from the coding sequence ATGGCTTATGATCCGAAAAATCCTATGAAAGACAGGATAACAGATATCGGCCCGCGGAATTATGAAGAGTTTATGCCGCCGGTGATAAAAAAGAATTTTGGCAAGTGGTTGTATCATGAGATACTCGAGCCCGGGATCTTGATGCACAAGGCCGAGAGCGGCGATGAGGTCTATACGGTGAGAGTAGCCGCCGCCCGTCTGATGAGTATTGAGCTGATACGCGATGCCATGAAGATCGCCGACAAACACTGTGAGGGTTGCCTCCGCTGGACCACGCGTAACAATATCGAGTTTATGGTCGATAACAAATCCAAACTGGAACCGTTGAAGGCTGATCTGAAGGCCAACCCGATGTTCCCGATCGGGGGTACCGGCGCCGGTGTGACCAATATCGTCCACACCCAGGGCTGGATCCACTGCCATACCCCGGCTATCGATGCCTCCGGTATCGTGAAGTCGGTCATGGACGATCTCTTCAAACACTTCCAGTCCATGGATCTGCCGGCCCAGGTGCGTATCGCCCTGGCCTGCTGTCTGAATATGTGTGGCGCGGTCCACTGCTCGGACATTGCTATCCTCGGATTTCACCGCAAACCGCCCTTTGTGCAGCATGAGGTTATCAGCCAGATCTGTGAGATTCCTCTGGCGATAGCGGCCTGCCCCACCGGCGCCATCAAGCCGGCCACGGTAGATGGCAAGAAGAGCGTGAGTGTTAACGGGGAACGCTGCATGTTCTGCGGCAACTGCTACACCATGTGCCCGGCCATGCCGCTTATGGATGCCGAGGCCGACTGTGTGGTTATCATGGTAGGCGGAAAGATATCCAACCGCATCAGCGCCCCGAAGTTCTCCAAGGTAGTTATTCCTGCCCTGCCGAGCAATCCGCCGCGCTGGCCGGAAGTGGTGGCCGCGGTCAGAAATATCCTGGAGACCTACGCCAAGAACGCTAACAAGTACGAGCGCATTGGCGAGTGGGCCGAGCGGATCGGATGGGAGAGATTCTTCGAGAAGTGCAACCTGCCATTTGACGTCAAGACGATTGATGACTATACCTTGGCTTATGATACATTGCGGACGACGACGCAGTTTAAGTTCTCTTAA
- a CDS encoding YkgJ family cysteine cluster protein — translation MSEIGSVFRRVRETHGDCVRCRPGCTDCCYAVFELFPIEAAYLSYHFHQRLKRKERREVLRRAEKALLEITGVREGIKDKESEVLQMAEARIRCPLLSDQGHCLLYEYRPITCRLYGIPTAIRGAGHTCGKSGFDKGTVYPTVNLDLIHERLFTLSVELWGAHDYRQVYEEARKLVPVSLALKMSR, via the coding sequence TTGTCCGAGATAGGCAGTGTCTTCCGGCGGGTGCGGGAAACACACGGCGATTGCGTGAGATGCCGGCCGGGCTGCACCGACTGTTGCTATGCAGTGTTTGAATTATTTCCCATTGAGGCCGCTTATTTGAGCTACCATTTTCATCAGCGCTTAAAACGCAAGGAGCGCCGGGAAGTCCTGCGTAGGGCTGAAAAAGCCCTTCTGGAGATTACCGGGGTAAGGGAAGGGATCAAAGATAAGGAGAGCGAAGTGCTTCAGATGGCTGAAGCCAGAATCAGGTGTCCCTTGCTCAGTGACCAGGGCCATTGCCTGCTCTATGAATACAGGCCTATTACCTGCCGGCTTTACGGGATACCAACCGCTATCCGCGGGGCAGGCCATACCTGCGGGAAGTCCGGCTTTGATAAGGGGACGGTTTATCCCACTGTAAATCTGGATCTAATCCATGAAAGACTCTTTACTCTGTCCGTTGAACTTTGGGGAGCACATGACTACCGCCAGGTATATGAAGAGGCTCGAAAATTAGTCCCGGTTTCCCTGGCGCTTAAGATGAGCAGGTAA